GTGTGTCCCAATTAATTTGTGTGTGCCCTAATTTGGAGGGGGTAGTTTTTTATTGCTTTCTCAGGAATGCGTCTCATTGTATCGTGCGAGCACTGTACGCCTATGTGTGGGGTTTGATATGTTTGTTGTTAGGAAAAGTAGGATGTTGTTTGAATGATATGGTGTGGGCAAAGGTATGAAATTTTGGAACAAATTGCTGATGGTAGTATCCATCTCCTTGTTATGCGTTGGATGTGATCAGGGGACCAAGGTGCTCGCATCGAACTATTTACCCAAGTTTCAGATGGACAGTTACCTTCATGATCTCTTTCGCATCGGTTACACCGAAAATACCGGTGCATTTTTAGGCTTGGGCAGCTCATTACCCAGTGATCATCGTTTTGGTCTTTTTGTTGTGGCAGTGAGTCTATTTTTAACCGTGTTACTTGTGTATGTCCTTTTCTCGAAAGGTTTGAGCATGGCTAACACCATTGCTCTTACCTTACTGCTTTCTGGCGGCGCAAGT
This portion of the Vibrio sp. SCSIO 43136 genome encodes:
- the lspA gene encoding signal peptidase II, which codes for MKFWNKLLMVVSISLLCVGCDQGTKVLASNYLPKFQMDSYLHDLFRIGYTENTGAFLGLGSSLPSDHRFGLFVVAVSLFLTVLLVYVLFSKGLSMANTIALTLLLSGGASNLYDRVINNGAVIDFLNMGLGPLRTGVFNIADVAIILGGALFVLSSSNANQEKSAA